From the genome of Clostridia bacterium:
CATCACCATCGATATTATTAGGAACATAAAAATCTTCAAACAATTCAGGTAAAGGAGGTCTGTTTCCATTAAACCCTATTTCCGGTTCTGTAAACCCTGTCCACACTGCACACTTGCCTTTTGCTAACCTCCGTCCCTTTAACGGGTCTACATCTGCATAGCTGCTGTGATAATTAATCGCCCTCAACTTTGGTATTTTTAACATGGAGGGTATATTATGTGTGAAGTTTCCGCAAGAATGAATATAAAGCCCATTAAAATGTTCTGCTATCCGCTTATAATAAGGTAGACAATATTCTTCATACATTTTAGGAGATAACATTACAGAATTGTCATCGCTAATAGATATTCCACGTCCTGGTTCTCCTAAAGGAAAGCTATGGCCTGGAAAAGCAGGATTTTCTATAACTTGCAGTTGTTTATCATAAAATTCTATAAACAAGTCAGTAATCATATTTAAAATATAGTGAACTTCTTTAGGATTTGTATACATGGCTAAAAAAAGCTGATCCGTCTGCCATATGAAAGATGCAGTTGTTATAGGTGATTGAGGATCTGTTGTCGCAATAGGTATATCTCCATTGGTTTCTCTCTGAAAATATTCTATAGTTTTAAATATTTTCTTCCATAAAAATGATTGGTGGACTTTCTTTGGTTTTAATTTATAAACATCCATTGGATTATCAAATATAATGGGTTTAGACCAGGGCCAATCATTCTTGGGCCATTCAATATCTACCCCAAAAGGCTCAGCGTATACAGAGACACCATGCCAAGGCTCTAAATAAGGACAGTAATCTGTTTTATGCTTCATGGTAAGGGATATATTATGTAGTTGTTGTTTCAGCATCTTTTTTTCATCATAAGCGATTTCAAATATTGTATATCCCAGTGGTTCTGCTGTCATCTCAACTATCGGCACATGATCAACTTCTTCCATCCTATAAGCCTTTTTAAGCCTATCATGGGACTCTTTTACCTGCACCTCATCTATATAATATTGTGTTGACATAACATTTAACCTCCACTTTTTCTTATTTGCTGAACTATAAGGGAAGTTTCAATTATAAACCCCGGGCATAAAACCCGAGGTATTTATTGTGATTCAAAACATCTCATTCTATTACTCTAACATTCCATCCCATCACTTTCCCAAAATTAATCACATAATCTTTTACATCTCCATATACAAGGGCAGAGTGATGGGTACCCCCAAACTGGCTATAAAGCTTTAAAAATCTATCTATGGACATGGAGGGCTTAAACCAGCCACGGATTGTATCTCCTAGATTATCCCGCCCTTCTACTTTTTCCATCTCTATCGGGGCTACAATCAATGAATAACTGTCATCAAAACCCGGTGCTAAATTTACTATAACAGCCTTCCCTGGTTTATACCTACCTACAGCAACTACAGGATTTTCTGCATCTGTATATGGAAAGGGTTTTTCTAACAATACCGGCTTTTCTGCTGTTAAATTGTAGTTCATCTCGCCCATATGGCTCAAAAATATTCTGTTTCCTTTCCAGTCCGGACAGAACATCTCTGTAAACGTGGTTTCAGAGTTGACTATCCCTAAAGCTCCCACTAATGCTGCAGTCAATACGTCTCCTTCGCCGGCATAACCATATCCTCTAGCCATGGCTTTGCTAGCCTCTAAAAAAGGCACAACATCTAATCCGGATTCTTTATCTATGTCTAGAAAATTTACAGTAAATCCTGATAAGTTCTCTTTTTCCATCCATTTTCGCACCCCAAGGCATGCCCTAATTGTGCGTTGATAGGAATCCATATTTATTCTATCTGTATCAAATATACCTTTATCTTTTTCTATTTCATCATCAATTTCACTTTGCTCAATACTTTCATTGAAAGATTTTAATTCTTCCACATCTGCAACAACTGTTTCTACGCCTATTGTAGAATATAACTTATTGCTAGGTACTGCAAAATCTCCCATTCCTTTAAAAGAATTTCCTATTCTTCCTATTCTCATATTTTTCATCATATTAGCAGTATAAGCTGCTTTGATCCAATTCAGCATCCTATCTATAACATCGGATTTCTCCCAATGTCCCACTTCTATCTGATATGATTTCCCATTCCTTATCAACAAATTACACATATCCTGTACACCGTGTATTCCATGATTAAACGTAATCTTAGAATCCATCTGTTCAGGACCAAACTCAAAGTCAGGAGTTGTATCCAATACAAAGATTGGCAGATCTGTTTTAGTTAAAGCTCCGATAGACTCTAACGATGGTGAATATGCCAAATGCAGAGTAACAATACAGTCTACTTTTAAATCTTCGAAATGCTTGATAGATTTAATAAATTCATTTTCTAATCTGCATATTTCAACTTTTTCTACTTGAACACCTTTTCCCTCAAACTTTTCTGCAATTTTATTATAAAAACTTTCTATCTCCCCGCGGATTTGAGGAGAAGAATTGTCATATAGTTCAAGATAAAAAGGTAATAATCCAATTTTAGCTTTTCTCATATCATCACTCTTTCTGAATTTATGTTTTACTATTTAAACGAATGTCCAACCTTTTCTAAAATTCCCCTCGCATTATTGTAAAAAATATCTTCAATATCTGCATCGGATAACCCTGTAGTCTGCGCCGCCCTCCTGAAAGCGTCTATTTCTTCATACATAAAGAAAGTCAACTTATCTGCTTGTTCTCCCTCTACTTCTCGCATATGGGAATCATCAGAAACATCTCCATACAAACCTTTAGGAACGAGATTAATATATTTTCCACTCTCACATATTCTTTTAGTACGCATTCTCAATATAGGAAGATCACTGCCAAACATAATCCTTTTGGGCCCTACCGCTTTGATAAGCTGCTCAAAAACCCATTGGTTGGTATTTGCGCAAAAGTCAAACATCATATTTTTTGTATCTGATAAAACTTCGAAGGCATTTCCTACATCTTCAGCACAATAAGCTCTTCCTACATGGGCTATTATTAATTTGACATTGGGATATCTATCCTCTATCTCTAGCATCTGAGCAAGATTTACCGGATCTTTCAGCCTGCCATCCCTTGGGATGTGAAGCACAACTATCCATCCATGTTTATCGATAACTTCTAATTGATGATGAGGCAAAAAATCAAAAATTCTTATCTCTTTTTCCGGTATATAATCCGGAGATAATGTAAGATATACCTTACATCCATAAAATCCTCCCTCTATAACCCTCTGTTCCAGCTGTTGTCCTGTCCATTCCGGTAAAGCAAATATTAAAGAAGGAAAATTATATTTCTCTGCACATTCTTTGATATAATCGTTAGCTTCCCTTTCTCTTTTCCTTTCAGGGGTAGTAGAAAAAATCATAGGTGTAACCTCTTTATCAGGAAACATCAGTTTATAAGTCTCTATCAAATCTTCTATTGAATTATCCTGAGCTACCCTGGAAGGCCATGTAACTGCACGACTCAAAACATCTTCATCTTGACTTCTAAAACCGTCCAGCCATACATGAGTGTGAATATCGATAAACTTGTTGGGCAGAAAATCTTTTAACTTTTCATCATAAAATATTTTATCTACTTCTTTTACCTCAAATAAATTTCCCATAAATATTCCTCTTTTCTATAGTTAATAAACAATCATATTTTTTAATTAACCAACAACCTCAACCCTTTACAGCTCCTGCAACAATTCCTTGAATAAATACTTTTTGGAGTGAAAGGAATAAAACCATGATGGGAATAACCACTAACAATGTACCTCCAAATACTAAATCCCATGCTGTTATTCGCGTGGA
Proteins encoded in this window:
- a CDS encoding uroporphyrinogen decarboxylase family protein; translated protein: MSTQYYIDEVQVKESHDRLKKAYRMEEVDHVPIVEMTAEPLGYTIFEIAYDEKKMLKQQLHNISLTMKHKTDYCPYLEPWHGVSVYAEPFGVDIEWPKNDWPWSKPIIFDNPMDVYKLKPKKVHQSFLWKKIFKTIEYFQRETNGDIPIATTDPQSPITTASFIWQTDQLFLAMYTNPKEVHYILNMITDLFIEFYDKQLQVIENPAFPGHSFPLGEPGRGISISDDNSVMLSPKMYEEYCLPYYKRIAEHFNGLYIHSCGNFTHNIPSMLKIPKLRAINYHSSYADVDPLKGRRLAKGKCAVWTGFTEPEIGFNGNRPPLPELFEDFYVPNNIDGDEKGIILTGFGSYTGTENISPEEQNDRYDWIVKLTKKFGC
- a CDS encoding amidohydrolase family protein; this translates as MGNLFEVKEVDKIFYDEKLKDFLPNKFIDIHTHVWLDGFRSQDEDVLSRAVTWPSRVAQDNSIEDLIETYKLMFPDKEVTPMIFSTTPERKREREANDYIKECAEKYNFPSLIFALPEWTGQQLEQRVIEGGFYGCKVYLTLSPDYIPEKEIRIFDFLPHHQLEVIDKHGWIVVLHIPRDGRLKDPVNLAQMLEIEDRYPNVKLIIAHVGRAYCAEDVGNAFEVLSDTKNMMFDFCANTNQWVFEQLIKAVGPKRIMFGSDLPILRMRTKRICESGKYINLVPKGLYGDVSDDSHMREVEGEQADKLTFFMYEEIDAFRRAAQTTGLSDADIEDIFYNNARGILEKVGHSFK